Sequence from the Thermodesulforhabdaceae bacterium genome:
ACGGTACGCAATTTTCTGCGTCCATTCCGTGGCGTGCACAAAAAGTACCTGGCCGGTTATGTGGCGATGTGTGAGTTTCGGATCAACTTGAAACGAATCTCCCCTCCTTTTATCTCTCAGTTAGCTAGGTTGCACTACTTTTGAACATGAGCCAAAACTTTTTAGGGAGGTGCGTGAGAGGTTGGACAAAACAGCTGTTGTTTTCCTCGTGGATCGAAATAACCGGTGGAGCCTTGTGGCTCTGGTAGCTGCCTTTCAACGGAGTCAACCATCAGGAAGTAAATTAATCTGGGTTGATCTCTTACCTTCGTATAACAATTTGCTCCAAATTATAAAGTCATTGCTTGGCGAATATAAACAAATTGTCCTGGCTTATTCCTTTATGACCCCCCAATGGGCTGAAATAAAAAAGGAATGGAAAAACATTAAAGATAGCGTCGATTCTGAAAGAGTATTTATTATAGCCGGAGGAGCTCACCCCACCGGCGCAGTAAAGGCAGTCATTGATGCCGGATGCTGGGGCGTTTTGGCTGGCGAAGGTGAAGAAAGTTTCCCACAGGTTATAGATTACATACAGCAAGGTGCTATAGGAAATGCTCCACCGGGACTCTACAGATCTATTGAAGGAAAAATTCAAGGGAAAAAAGCTCTACCAGTCTTAGGCTGGGAAGAAAGCTTTCCCTTTCCTACGAATCCTCCCCTTTTTAGTCCAATAGAAATAACAAGGGGTTGCCCCTTCAAATGCACCTACTGCTCTACTCCGATCATAAAAGGAACAAAGGTCAGACATAGAACCGTCAGTGTAATTGTGGAAGCAGTCAAATTTATGATTAAACAGGGCAAAAAAGACGTGCGATTTATAACCCCTAACGCGCTCTCTTACGGATCCACAAGCGGTAAAGAGCCCAATCTCGAAGCCCTAGATCTGCTCCTTGGATCGATTCGACAAGTGCTTCCGCCGGATGGACGTATATTTTTCGGAAGTTTTCCTTCAGAAGTCCGACCCGAATTCGTCAATGAAGAAACAGCAAGAATTCTAAAAACTTATTGCGCTAACAAACAGATTGTCGTTGGCGCTCAGAGCGGTTCCGATCGCATGCTTCGGCTTATGAGGCGAGGGCATACGGTGGAAGACGTTCTAAAAGCCTGTGAAATTCTGCCTCAGTTTGGGTTTACACCAGCGGTGGACATAATTTTCGGGCTCCCCGGTGAAGACGAAGAAGACATGCGAGCATCTCTCAACGTCATAGATAAACTTTCTCAAATAGGCGCTCGAATACACGCTCATTACTTTATGCCCCTTCCCGGTTCTCGCTGGGCAAATCTTTCCCCCACCCCCCTTCCCCAATCCCTAAGGCGACAAATAGAACGTCTAATTGCTCAAGGGAAGCTTTTCGGGCAATGGATGCATCAAGAGCGATTTGCCATTCAAACAACTATTTCTCTTGCCTTACCAAAGCAAAGTATGGTTTAAAGAGCAAGTTGATAGAGATAAAAAACACAAAGATTAACTGACACGAAACAAGGAGGTGTCATAAGAATGAAAGTTCTTGTGCTTTACTACTCAAAAGGGGGTAATACAAGAAAGCTTGCGGAATATGTGGCTGAAGGCGTTAACCAAGTTAGCGGAGTAACGGCAGTTTTGAAAACGCCATCAGACGTTACAAAGGAAGATTTTGTTGAAGCGGCTGGAGTCATTGCAGGCTCCCCTGTCTATTTCGGTTCGATGGCGGCAGAGCTCAAAAAAGTATTCGATGATTTCGTAGGAGTTCGAAAAAAGATGGAAAATAAGGTTGGTGCTGCCTTTGCAACTTCAGGCGATCCAACGGGTGGTAAAGAAACAACCATGCTTTCAATTATTCAGTGCATGCTTATTTACGGGATGATTATAGTGGGAGATCCCATGAGCGCTACAGGTCATTACGGAGTTGCCTGCGTGGGCGCTCCTGACGAACAAGCTGCTGAAAACGCTAGAAAGCTCGGAAAAAGAGTTGCAGAATTATGCCTTAAGCTACACGGGAAATAACCCTATTATAAAAACCAAAAAGCGAGCCCGGGAAAAACCAAACCTTCCCATGGCTCGCTATCCATAAAATTTCCAAAATGGTTACAAAAACGCCTCTATCAGAACTTTTCGTTTAGGATGCTGAAGCTTTTTCAAAGCTTTCTTTTCAATCTGACGTATTCTTTCCTTAGAAACATTAAAACTTTTACCAATTTTTTCTAAAGTTTCCTCAGAATGTCCACCTATACCAAATCTAAGTCGCAATATCTTTTCTTCTCTGGGTTGGAGTGTGGCAAGAAGTCTCACCAACAATCTCCTGAGTTCCTGGTGACTTAGATCTTTCAGAGGATGATCTGCCATGGAATCTTCAATAAAGTCTCCCAACCGCTGTTCGTCGTCTCCTACAGGAGTTTCAAGAGAAATAGGCTGATTCGCCAAAGCCATCATAGCCTCAATGCGCTCTCGAGCAACTTCAGCACGTTCAGAAATTTCATCCACCGTAGGTTCCCGACCAAGTTCAGCAACCAATTCGTTGTAAATTCTATGAGAAAGGTTCTTCAGTTCAATACAATGAACCGGTAACCTGATAGTTCTCGTTTTGTCGTAAATTCCCCTAATAATGCTCTGTCTCACCCACCAGGTAGCATAGGTGCTGAAACGATTACCTTTCGTATGATCGTAGCGCACAACGGCTTTAAGAAGACCTAAATTGCCTTCCTGAATCAAATCGTCAAAGCTCATGCCCCGACCTCGGTATTTCTTCGCAATACTCAATACAAGCCTGAGATTCGCTTCAACCATCTCTTCCTTGGCTTTATGAATTCTTCCCATAATCTCATCGCACCGTCGTTTCAGATCCTGTATAGCTTCATTGTTTCGGTGCTTTTGAGCAAGATTGGATACCGTCCTGACAATCATTCGAACGGCTTTATCTCTTAGACCAGGAAAGCTCTTCTCCTTTGCCTGAAGCTTACAAATGCGTTCGCTAAGCTTATTCAGAGTTTCGTGAAACTCAACATAAGCATTTATAATAGCTAGCAACTCATCCTGTCCCCGCCGAATAATTTCGGCAAGTTCCATTTCCCGTTCTGGTGTAATAAGAGGATGATGGGCCACCTCACGAAGATAGGCCGAGATATGATCTTCGTATGTGGTTTCTTCATCATCAACCGCCGACATGTAATCTAAAGATTCCGAATCTAATTCGGCAACAAACTCTTCAAGGACTCCATCTGGCTCATCTTCTTTAGGAATTCGAAAAGGTAAAAATCTTAGAGTTTCAAAATCTGTTACATCAGCAGAACAATTCAGAGGGGATAGACCTTGCCTTTCTTCGTTAATTTTTTTAATTTCGGTTTTCATCGCATCCCCCCTTTTTAGCCCACAGGCCAGCAAAAAATACTCTTTTTACTTTTTTAAAATTAAGAACCGCCTTTCTTATCGTCAATTCCAGAACATTCCGTCATTCCGAAAGAAGCATTAATTTTTGGAAGTTACTTAAGAACAACAGAACTTTGAAATTTTTACAGTAAACGGAAATCTTTCAGTCAGAACCAATCATGCATTTATGAACGTTATGTGATAATTAATAAATGTGCTGTCGAAACGATCACAGGAACACTGTCATAAATAAATATCGTCAATCTGGAGGCAAAGGTGAAAAATTTTTTCGTAGCAATAGACTTAGGATCTCACACCGTTAGGGCCTTGACTGCCGAAGTAGATGAAGAAACAGGCACTGTAGAACCCATCAACCACTGTAGAGACTTTACACGCTTCGCTCTCACTGCCAATTCTAAAACATCAGATCACTCCGAATTTTCTCCACAGATCAGTAATACATCTCTAGAACAGGTGCGAAATGTTCTCTTAAATTACTACAACTATTTCAAAAAAATCAGCGCCAAAAAAATTCTCTGCGGCGCTACCGGAATTTTAAGGAAAGCCCAAAACGGACGGGCATTTCTCGCAGATATTGAAAAAGAACTGGGATTTTCGTATTTTATTGCTTCTGAAAAAGAAGAAGCTTTCTGGTCAACAGCGGGGGCTCTGCAAATTTTGGACGCCGTAAGAAGAACGAATAATCTTCCGGATTTACTTTCCAAAAGATTGGTATTTTTCGATCTCGGCGGAAGTTCTACTGAAGTGGTTTGTATTGATCGAGGCAG
This genomic interval carries:
- a CDS encoding TIGR04013 family B12-binding domain/radical SAM domain-containing protein, yielding MDKTAVVFLVDRNNRWSLVALVAAFQRSQPSGSKLIWVDLLPSYNNLLQIIKSLLGEYKQIVLAYSFMTPQWAEIKKEWKNIKDSVDSERVFIIAGGAHPTGAVKAVIDAGCWGVLAGEGEESFPQVIDYIQQGAIGNAPPGLYRSIEGKIQGKKALPVLGWEESFPFPTNPPLFSPIEITRGCPFKCTYCSTPIIKGTKVRHRTVSVIVEAVKFMIKQGKKDVRFITPNALSYGSTSGKEPNLEALDLLLGSIRQVLPPDGRIFFGSFPSEVRPEFVNEETARILKTYCANKQIVVGAQSGSDRMLRLMRRGHTVEDVLKACEILPQFGFTPAVDIIFGLPGEDEEDMRASLNVIDKLSQIGARIHAHYFMPLPGSRWANLSPTPLPQSLRRQIERLIAQGKLFGQWMHQERFAIQTTISLALPKQSMV
- a CDS encoding NAD(P)H-dependent oxidoreductase; the encoded protein is MKVLVLYYSKGGNTRKLAEYVAEGVNQVSGVTAVLKTPSDVTKEDFVEAAGVIAGSPVYFGSMAAELKKVFDDFVGVRKKMENKVGAAFATSGDPTGGKETTMLSIIQCMLIYGMIIVGDPMSATGHYGVACVGAPDEQAAENARKLGKRVAELCLKLHGK
- a CDS encoding sigma-70 family RNA polymerase sigma factor, which encodes MKTEIKKINEERQGLSPLNCSADVTDFETLRFLPFRIPKEDEPDGVLEEFVAELDSESLDYMSAVDDEETTYEDHISAYLREVAHHPLITPEREMELAEIIRRGQDELLAIINAYVEFHETLNKLSERICKLQAKEKSFPGLRDKAVRMIVRTVSNLAQKHRNNEAIQDLKRRCDEIMGRIHKAKEEMVEANLRLVLSIAKKYRGRGMSFDDLIQEGNLGLLKAVVRYDHTKGNRFSTYATWWVRQSIIRGIYDKTRTIRLPVHCIELKNLSHRIYNELVAELGREPTVDEISERAEVARERIEAMMALANQPISLETPVGDDEQRLGDFIEDSMADHPLKDLSHQELRRLLVRLLATLQPREEKILRLRFGIGGHSEETLEKIGKSFNVSKERIRQIEKKALKKLQHPKRKVLIEAFL